From Chionomys nivalis chromosome 21, mChiNiv1.1, whole genome shotgun sequence, a single genomic window includes:
- the Slc9a5 gene encoding sodium/hydrogen exchanger 5 isoform X2 produces MEEGVPIRVLGRVSGSEPGLGGIGARIGGSEPHVPVTRGRRVGGGGGGSDAGPAAVQCREGGEAGCRMLRAALPLLLWLPLAGAGATDEPTQESVPLGEPPPGLALFRWQWHEVEAPYLVALWILVASLAKIVFHLSRKVTSLVPESCLLILLGLVLGGIVLAVAKKAEYQLEPGTFFLFLLPPIVLDSGYFMPSRLFFDNLGAILTYAVVGTLWNAFTTGVALWGLQQAGFVAPRVQAGLLDFLLFGSLISAVDPVAVLAVFEEVHVNETLFIIVFGESLLNDAVTVVLYKVCNSFVEMGSANVQATDYLKGVASLFVVSLGGAAVGLVFAFLLALTTRFTKRVRIIEPLLVFLLAYAAYLTAEMASLSAILAVTMCGLGCKKYVEANISHKSRTAVKYTMKTLASCAETVIFMLLGISAVDSSKWAWDSGLVLGTLFFILFFRALGVVLQTWVLNQFRLVPLDKIDQVVMSYGGLRGAVAFALVILLDRTKVPAKDYFVATTIVVVFFTVIVQGLTIKPLVKWLRVKRSDHHKPTLNQELHEHTFDHILAAVEDVVGHHGYHYWRDRWEQFDKKYLSQLLMRRSAYRIRDQIWDVYYRLNIRDAISFVDQGGHVLSSTGLGLPSMPSRNSVAETSVTNLLRESGSGACLDLQVIDTVRSGRDREDAVMHHLLCGGLYKPRRRYKASCGRHFISEDAQERQDKEVFQQNMKRRLESFKSTKHNICLTKSKPRPRKTGHKKDGVANPEATNGKAPRDLGFQDTAAVILTVESEEEEESDSSETEKEDDEGIIFVARATSEVLQEGKTSGSLEVCPSPRIIPPSPTCAEKELPWKSGQGDLAVYVSSETTKIVPVDMQKGWNQSISSLESLASPPCTQPPTLTRLPPHPLGVEETQVPLDMSSDPRSSFAFPPSLAKAGRSRSESSADIAQQQELQPLMGHKDHTHLSPGTANSHWCIQYNRGGRL; encoded by the exons atggaggagggggtcCCAATAAGAGTCCTGGGCAGGGTCTCGGGGTCCGAACCTGGCCTGGGGGGTATCGGAGCCCGGATTGGGGGGAGTGAGCCCCACGTGCCTGTGACGCGGGGGCGCCGGgtaggcggcggcggcggcggcagcgacGCGGGGCCGGCGGCCGTACAGTGCCGAGAGGGTGGCGAAGCAGGCTGCAGGATGCTGCGCGCCGCACTGCCTCTGCTGCTCTGGCTGCCCCTGGCGGGGGCGGGGGCCACCGACGAACCCACCCAGGAGTCGGTGCCGTTGGGTGAGCCTCCTCCGGGCTTGGCGCTCTTCCGCTGGCAGTGGCACGAGGTGGAGGCGCCCTACCTGGTGGCCCTGTGGATCCTGGTGGCCAGCCTGGCCAAAatcg TGTTTCACCTGTCTCGGAAGGTAACATCTCTGGTCCCTGAGAGCTGCCTGCTGATTTTGCTGGGCCTGGTGCTGGGAGGCATTGTCTTAGCTGTGGCCAAGAAGGCTGAGTACCAGCTGGAGCCAGgcaccttcttcctcttcctgctccctcctaTTGTGCTGGACTCAGGCTATTTCATGCCGAGCCGCCTGTTTTTTGACAACTTGGGTGCCATCCTCACCTATGCCGTGGTGGGCACACTCTGGAATGCCTTCACTACAGGTGTTGCCCTTTGGGGCCTGCAGCAGGCTGGATTTGTGG CCCCcagggtccaggctggcctcctggaCTTCTTGCTGTTTGGAAGCCTCATCTCGGCAGTGGACCCTGTGGCTGTGCTGGCTGTCTTTGAGGAGGTGCACGTCAACGAGACTCTCTTTATCATCGTCTTTGGCGAGTCCCTGCTCAATGATGCAGTCACCGTG GTGCTGTACAAGGTCTGCAACTCCTTTGTGGAGATGGGCTCTGCCAATGTGCAGGCCACTGACTACCTAAAGGGAGTCG CCTCCCTGTTTGTGGTCAGTCTGGGCGGGGCAGCCGTGGGCTTAGTCTTTGCCTTCCTCCTGGCCCTGACCACACGCTTCACCAAGCGGGTCCGCATCATCGAGCCGTTGCTGGTCTTCCTCCTCGCCTACGCAGCCTACCTCACTGCTGAAATGGCCTCCTTGTCTGCCATTCTTGC GGTGACCATGTGTGGCCTGGGATGTAAGAAATACGTGGAAGCCAACATCTCCCATAAGTCACGCACAGCTGTCAAATACACCATGAAAACCCTTGCTAGCTGTGCTGAAACAGTCATCTTCATGCTACTTGGCATCTCAGCCGTGGACTCTTCCAAATGGGCCTGGGACTCTGGGCTGGTGCTGGGCACCCTCTTCTTCATCCTGTTCTTCCGAGCCCTCG GCGTAGTCCTGCAGACATGGGTACTGAATCAGTTCCGGCTGGTCCCTCTGGACAAGATTGACCAGGTGGTGATGTCCTATGGGGGCCTTCGGGGAGCTGTGGCCTTTGCTCTTGTCATCCTACTGGACAGGACCAAGGTCCCTGCCAAGGACTACTTTGTGGCTACCACCATTGTGGTGGTTTTCTTCACAGTCATCGTGCAG GGGTTGACCATCAAGCCACTGGTGAAGTGGCTGAGGGTGAAGAGGAGTGATCATCACAAACCCACCTTGAACCAGGAGCTACACGAGCAC ACTTTTGACCACATTCTGGCTGCAGTGGAGGACGTTGTGGGGCACCATGGCTACCACTACTGGAGGGACAG GTGGGAACAATTTGACAAGAAGTATCTGAGTCAGCTGTTGATGCGGCGGTCAGCCTATCGTATCAGAGACCAGATCTGGGACGTGTACTACAGACTCAACATCCGAGACGCCATCAGTTTTGTGGACCAG GGAGGCCACGTCTTGTCCTCCACAGGACTCGGTCTACCCTCTATGCCTAGCAGAAATTCTGTGGCAGAGACCTCTGTCACCAACCTGTT GAGGGAGAGTGGCAGCGGGGCGTGCCTGGATCTGCAGGTGATTGACACGGTCCGCAGTGGCCGAGACCGGGAGGATGCGGTGATGCACCATCTGCTCTGCGGAGGCCTCTACAAACCGCGACGCAGG TACAAAGCTAGCTGCGGTCGCCACTTCATCTCTGAGGATGCGCAGGAGCGACAAGACAAGGAGGTCTTCCAGCAGAACATGAAGCGACGGCTCGAGTCCTTCAAGTCCACCAAGCATAACATCTGTCTCACCAAGAGCAAACCTCGACCCCGCAAGACTGGCCACAAGAAG GATGGTGTGGCCAATCCTGAAGCTACAAATGGGAAAGCTCCTCGAGACCTGGGCTTTCAGGACACAG CTGCTGTGATCCTAACGGTGGagtctgaggaggaagaggaaagcgACAGTTCAGAGACGGAGAAAGAGGATGACGAAGGGATCATCTTTGTGGCTCGAGCCACCAGCGAGGTCCTCCAAGAAGGCAAGACCTCAG GAAGCCTCGAGGTGTGCCCGAGCCCACGCATCATCCCTCCTTCTCCAACCTGTGCAGAGAAGGAGCTACCCTGGAAGAGTGGCCAGGGAGACCTGGCTGTATATGTGTCATCAGAAACAACCAAAATTGTGCCCGTGGACATGCAGAAAGGCTGGAACCAGAGCATCTCATCCCTGGAGAGCCTGGCATCCCCTCCCTGTACCCAGCCCCCTACCTTAACCCGCTTGCCTCCGCACCCACTGGGTGTGGAAGAGACCCAGGTTCCTCTTGACATGTCTTCTGACCCTCGTTCTAGCTTCGCCTTCCCCCCGAGCCTGGCCAAAGCTGGCCGTTCCCGCAGTGAGAGCAGTGCTGACATTGCCCAGCAGCAGGAGCTACAGCCTCTCATGGGCCACAAGGACCACACTCACCTTAGTCCGGGCACTGCCAACTCGCACTGGTGCATCCAGTATAACAGAGGAGGCCGGCTGTAG
- the Slc9a5 gene encoding sodium/hydrogen exchanger 5 isoform X3, producing MEEGVPIRVLGRVSGSEPGLGGIGARIGGSEPHVPVTRGRRVGGGGGGSDAGPAAVQCREGGEAGCRMLRAALPLLLWLPLAGAGATDEPTQESVPLGEPPPGLALFRWQWHEVEAPYLVALWILVASLAKIVFHLSRKVTSLVPESCLLILLGLVLGGIVLAVAKKAEYQLEPGTFFLFLLPPIVLDSGYFMPSRLFFDNLGAILTYAVVGTLWNAFTTGVALWGLQQAGFVAPRVQAGLLDFLLFGSLISAVDPVAVLAVFEEVHVNETLFIIVFGESLLNDAVTVRVRIIEPLLVFLLAYAAYLTAEMASLSAILAVTMCGLGCKKYVEANISHKSRTAVKYTMKTLASCAETVIFMLLGISAVDSSKWAWDSGLVLGTLFFILFFRALGVVLQTWVLNQFRLVPLDKIDQVVMSYGGLRGAVAFALVILLDRTKVPAKDYFVATTIVVVFFTVIVQGLTIKPLVKWLRVKRSDHHKPTLNQELHEHTFDHILAAVEDVVGHHGYHYWRDRWEQFDKKYLSQLLMRRSAYRIRDQIWDVYYRLNIRDAISFVDQGGHVLSSTGLGLPSMPSRNSVAETSVTNLLRESGSGACLDLQVIDTVRSGRDREDAVMHHLLCGGLYKPRRRYKASCGRHFISEDAQERQDKEVFQQNMKRRLESFKSTKHNICLTKSKPRPRKTGHKKKDGVANPEATNGKAPRDLGFQDTAAVILTVESEEEEESDSSETEKEDDEGIIFVARATSEVLQEGKTSGSLEVCPSPRIIPPSPTCAEKELPWKSGQGDLAVYVSSETTKIVPVDMQKGWNQSISSLESLASPPCTQPPTLTRLPPHPLGVEETQVPLDMSSDPRSSFAFPPSLAKAGRSRSESSADIAQQQELQPLMGHKDHTHLSPGTANSHWCIQYNRGGRL from the exons atggaggagggggtcCCAATAAGAGTCCTGGGCAGGGTCTCGGGGTCCGAACCTGGCCTGGGGGGTATCGGAGCCCGGATTGGGGGGAGTGAGCCCCACGTGCCTGTGACGCGGGGGCGCCGGgtaggcggcggcggcggcggcagcgacGCGGGGCCGGCGGCCGTACAGTGCCGAGAGGGTGGCGAAGCAGGCTGCAGGATGCTGCGCGCCGCACTGCCTCTGCTGCTCTGGCTGCCCCTGGCGGGGGCGGGGGCCACCGACGAACCCACCCAGGAGTCGGTGCCGTTGGGTGAGCCTCCTCCGGGCTTGGCGCTCTTCCGCTGGCAGTGGCACGAGGTGGAGGCGCCCTACCTGGTGGCCCTGTGGATCCTGGTGGCCAGCCTGGCCAAAatcg TGTTTCACCTGTCTCGGAAGGTAACATCTCTGGTCCCTGAGAGCTGCCTGCTGATTTTGCTGGGCCTGGTGCTGGGAGGCATTGTCTTAGCTGTGGCCAAGAAGGCTGAGTACCAGCTGGAGCCAGgcaccttcttcctcttcctgctccctcctaTTGTGCTGGACTCAGGCTATTTCATGCCGAGCCGCCTGTTTTTTGACAACTTGGGTGCCATCCTCACCTATGCCGTGGTGGGCACACTCTGGAATGCCTTCACTACAGGTGTTGCCCTTTGGGGCCTGCAGCAGGCTGGATTTGTGG CCCCcagggtccaggctggcctcctggaCTTCTTGCTGTTTGGAAGCCTCATCTCGGCAGTGGACCCTGTGGCTGTGCTGGCTGTCTTTGAGGAGGTGCACGTCAACGAGACTCTCTTTATCATCGTCTTTGGCGAGTCCCTGCTCAATGATGCAGTCACCGTG CGGGTCCGCATCATCGAGCCGTTGCTGGTCTTCCTCCTCGCCTACGCAGCCTACCTCACTGCTGAAATGGCCTCCTTGTCTGCCATTCTTGC GGTGACCATGTGTGGCCTGGGATGTAAGAAATACGTGGAAGCCAACATCTCCCATAAGTCACGCACAGCTGTCAAATACACCATGAAAACCCTTGCTAGCTGTGCTGAAACAGTCATCTTCATGCTACTTGGCATCTCAGCCGTGGACTCTTCCAAATGGGCCTGGGACTCTGGGCTGGTGCTGGGCACCCTCTTCTTCATCCTGTTCTTCCGAGCCCTCG GCGTAGTCCTGCAGACATGGGTACTGAATCAGTTCCGGCTGGTCCCTCTGGACAAGATTGACCAGGTGGTGATGTCCTATGGGGGCCTTCGGGGAGCTGTGGCCTTTGCTCTTGTCATCCTACTGGACAGGACCAAGGTCCCTGCCAAGGACTACTTTGTGGCTACCACCATTGTGGTGGTTTTCTTCACAGTCATCGTGCAG GGGTTGACCATCAAGCCACTGGTGAAGTGGCTGAGGGTGAAGAGGAGTGATCATCACAAACCCACCTTGAACCAGGAGCTACACGAGCAC ACTTTTGACCACATTCTGGCTGCAGTGGAGGACGTTGTGGGGCACCATGGCTACCACTACTGGAGGGACAG GTGGGAACAATTTGACAAGAAGTATCTGAGTCAGCTGTTGATGCGGCGGTCAGCCTATCGTATCAGAGACCAGATCTGGGACGTGTACTACAGACTCAACATCCGAGACGCCATCAGTTTTGTGGACCAG GGAGGCCACGTCTTGTCCTCCACAGGACTCGGTCTACCCTCTATGCCTAGCAGAAATTCTGTGGCAGAGACCTCTGTCACCAACCTGTT GAGGGAGAGTGGCAGCGGGGCGTGCCTGGATCTGCAGGTGATTGACACGGTCCGCAGTGGCCGAGACCGGGAGGATGCGGTGATGCACCATCTGCTCTGCGGAGGCCTCTACAAACCGCGACGCAGG TACAAAGCTAGCTGCGGTCGCCACTTCATCTCTGAGGATGCGCAGGAGCGACAAGACAAGGAGGTCTTCCAGCAGAACATGAAGCGACGGCTCGAGTCCTTCAAGTCCACCAAGCATAACATCTGTCTCACCAAGAGCAAACCTCGACCCCGCAAGACTGGCCACAAGAAG AAGGATGGTGTGGCCAATCCTGAAGCTACAAATGGGAAAGCTCCTCGAGACCTGGGCTTTCAGGACACAG CTGCTGTGATCCTAACGGTGGagtctgaggaggaagaggaaagcgACAGTTCAGAGACGGAGAAAGAGGATGACGAAGGGATCATCTTTGTGGCTCGAGCCACCAGCGAGGTCCTCCAAGAAGGCAAGACCTCAG GAAGCCTCGAGGTGTGCCCGAGCCCACGCATCATCCCTCCTTCTCCAACCTGTGCAGAGAAGGAGCTACCCTGGAAGAGTGGCCAGGGAGACCTGGCTGTATATGTGTCATCAGAAACAACCAAAATTGTGCCCGTGGACATGCAGAAAGGCTGGAACCAGAGCATCTCATCCCTGGAGAGCCTGGCATCCCCTCCCTGTACCCAGCCCCCTACCTTAACCCGCTTGCCTCCGCACCCACTGGGTGTGGAAGAGACCCAGGTTCCTCTTGACATGTCTTCTGACCCTCGTTCTAGCTTCGCCTTCCCCCCGAGCCTGGCCAAAGCTGGCCGTTCCCGCAGTGAGAGCAGTGCTGACATTGCCCAGCAGCAGGAGCTACAGCCTCTCATGGGCCACAAGGACCACACTCACCTTAGTCCGGGCACTGCCAACTCGCACTGGTGCATCCAGTATAACAGAGGAGGCCGGCTGTAG
- the Slc9a5 gene encoding sodium/hydrogen exchanger 5 isoform X1: protein MEEGVPIRVLGRVSGSEPGLGGIGARIGGSEPHVPVTRGRRVGGGGGGSDAGPAAVQCREGGEAGCRMLRAALPLLLWLPLAGAGATDEPTQESVPLGEPPPGLALFRWQWHEVEAPYLVALWILVASLAKIVFHLSRKVTSLVPESCLLILLGLVLGGIVLAVAKKAEYQLEPGTFFLFLLPPIVLDSGYFMPSRLFFDNLGAILTYAVVGTLWNAFTTGVALWGLQQAGFVAPRVQAGLLDFLLFGSLISAVDPVAVLAVFEEVHVNETLFIIVFGESLLNDAVTVVLYKVCNSFVEMGSANVQATDYLKGVASLFVVSLGGAAVGLVFAFLLALTTRFTKRVRIIEPLLVFLLAYAAYLTAEMASLSAILAVTMCGLGCKKYVEANISHKSRTAVKYTMKTLASCAETVIFMLLGISAVDSSKWAWDSGLVLGTLFFILFFRALGVVLQTWVLNQFRLVPLDKIDQVVMSYGGLRGAVAFALVILLDRTKVPAKDYFVATTIVVVFFTVIVQGLTIKPLVKWLRVKRSDHHKPTLNQELHEHTFDHILAAVEDVVGHHGYHYWRDRWEQFDKKYLSQLLMRRSAYRIRDQIWDVYYRLNIRDAISFVDQGGHVLSSTGLGLPSMPSRNSVAETSVTNLLRESGSGACLDLQVIDTVRSGRDREDAVMHHLLCGGLYKPRRRYKASCGRHFISEDAQERQDKEVFQQNMKRRLESFKSTKHNICLTKSKPRPRKTGHKKKDGVANPEATNGKAPRDLGFQDTAAVILTVESEEEEESDSSETEKEDDEGIIFVARATSEVLQEGKTSGSLEVCPSPRIIPPSPTCAEKELPWKSGQGDLAVYVSSETTKIVPVDMQKGWNQSISSLESLASPPCTQPPTLTRLPPHPLGVEETQVPLDMSSDPRSSFAFPPSLAKAGRSRSESSADIAQQQELQPLMGHKDHTHLSPGTANSHWCIQYNRGGRL from the exons atggaggagggggtcCCAATAAGAGTCCTGGGCAGGGTCTCGGGGTCCGAACCTGGCCTGGGGGGTATCGGAGCCCGGATTGGGGGGAGTGAGCCCCACGTGCCTGTGACGCGGGGGCGCCGGgtaggcggcggcggcggcggcagcgacGCGGGGCCGGCGGCCGTACAGTGCCGAGAGGGTGGCGAAGCAGGCTGCAGGATGCTGCGCGCCGCACTGCCTCTGCTGCTCTGGCTGCCCCTGGCGGGGGCGGGGGCCACCGACGAACCCACCCAGGAGTCGGTGCCGTTGGGTGAGCCTCCTCCGGGCTTGGCGCTCTTCCGCTGGCAGTGGCACGAGGTGGAGGCGCCCTACCTGGTGGCCCTGTGGATCCTGGTGGCCAGCCTGGCCAAAatcg TGTTTCACCTGTCTCGGAAGGTAACATCTCTGGTCCCTGAGAGCTGCCTGCTGATTTTGCTGGGCCTGGTGCTGGGAGGCATTGTCTTAGCTGTGGCCAAGAAGGCTGAGTACCAGCTGGAGCCAGgcaccttcttcctcttcctgctccctcctaTTGTGCTGGACTCAGGCTATTTCATGCCGAGCCGCCTGTTTTTTGACAACTTGGGTGCCATCCTCACCTATGCCGTGGTGGGCACACTCTGGAATGCCTTCACTACAGGTGTTGCCCTTTGGGGCCTGCAGCAGGCTGGATTTGTGG CCCCcagggtccaggctggcctcctggaCTTCTTGCTGTTTGGAAGCCTCATCTCGGCAGTGGACCCTGTGGCTGTGCTGGCTGTCTTTGAGGAGGTGCACGTCAACGAGACTCTCTTTATCATCGTCTTTGGCGAGTCCCTGCTCAATGATGCAGTCACCGTG GTGCTGTACAAGGTCTGCAACTCCTTTGTGGAGATGGGCTCTGCCAATGTGCAGGCCACTGACTACCTAAAGGGAGTCG CCTCCCTGTTTGTGGTCAGTCTGGGCGGGGCAGCCGTGGGCTTAGTCTTTGCCTTCCTCCTGGCCCTGACCACACGCTTCACCAAGCGGGTCCGCATCATCGAGCCGTTGCTGGTCTTCCTCCTCGCCTACGCAGCCTACCTCACTGCTGAAATGGCCTCCTTGTCTGCCATTCTTGC GGTGACCATGTGTGGCCTGGGATGTAAGAAATACGTGGAAGCCAACATCTCCCATAAGTCACGCACAGCTGTCAAATACACCATGAAAACCCTTGCTAGCTGTGCTGAAACAGTCATCTTCATGCTACTTGGCATCTCAGCCGTGGACTCTTCCAAATGGGCCTGGGACTCTGGGCTGGTGCTGGGCACCCTCTTCTTCATCCTGTTCTTCCGAGCCCTCG GCGTAGTCCTGCAGACATGGGTACTGAATCAGTTCCGGCTGGTCCCTCTGGACAAGATTGACCAGGTGGTGATGTCCTATGGGGGCCTTCGGGGAGCTGTGGCCTTTGCTCTTGTCATCCTACTGGACAGGACCAAGGTCCCTGCCAAGGACTACTTTGTGGCTACCACCATTGTGGTGGTTTTCTTCACAGTCATCGTGCAG GGGTTGACCATCAAGCCACTGGTGAAGTGGCTGAGGGTGAAGAGGAGTGATCATCACAAACCCACCTTGAACCAGGAGCTACACGAGCAC ACTTTTGACCACATTCTGGCTGCAGTGGAGGACGTTGTGGGGCACCATGGCTACCACTACTGGAGGGACAG GTGGGAACAATTTGACAAGAAGTATCTGAGTCAGCTGTTGATGCGGCGGTCAGCCTATCGTATCAGAGACCAGATCTGGGACGTGTACTACAGACTCAACATCCGAGACGCCATCAGTTTTGTGGACCAG GGAGGCCACGTCTTGTCCTCCACAGGACTCGGTCTACCCTCTATGCCTAGCAGAAATTCTGTGGCAGAGACCTCTGTCACCAACCTGTT GAGGGAGAGTGGCAGCGGGGCGTGCCTGGATCTGCAGGTGATTGACACGGTCCGCAGTGGCCGAGACCGGGAGGATGCGGTGATGCACCATCTGCTCTGCGGAGGCCTCTACAAACCGCGACGCAGG TACAAAGCTAGCTGCGGTCGCCACTTCATCTCTGAGGATGCGCAGGAGCGACAAGACAAGGAGGTCTTCCAGCAGAACATGAAGCGACGGCTCGAGTCCTTCAAGTCCACCAAGCATAACATCTGTCTCACCAAGAGCAAACCTCGACCCCGCAAGACTGGCCACAAGAAG AAGGATGGTGTGGCCAATCCTGAAGCTACAAATGGGAAAGCTCCTCGAGACCTGGGCTTTCAGGACACAG CTGCTGTGATCCTAACGGTGGagtctgaggaggaagaggaaagcgACAGTTCAGAGACGGAGAAAGAGGATGACGAAGGGATCATCTTTGTGGCTCGAGCCACCAGCGAGGTCCTCCAAGAAGGCAAGACCTCAG GAAGCCTCGAGGTGTGCCCGAGCCCACGCATCATCCCTCCTTCTCCAACCTGTGCAGAGAAGGAGCTACCCTGGAAGAGTGGCCAGGGAGACCTGGCTGTATATGTGTCATCAGAAACAACCAAAATTGTGCCCGTGGACATGCAGAAAGGCTGGAACCAGAGCATCTCATCCCTGGAGAGCCTGGCATCCCCTCCCTGTACCCAGCCCCCTACCTTAACCCGCTTGCCTCCGCACCCACTGGGTGTGGAAGAGACCCAGGTTCCTCTTGACATGTCTTCTGACCCTCGTTCTAGCTTCGCCTTCCCCCCGAGCCTGGCCAAAGCTGGCCGTTCCCGCAGTGAGAGCAGTGCTGACATTGCCCAGCAGCAGGAGCTACAGCCTCTCATGGGCCACAAGGACCACACTCACCTTAGTCCGGGCACTGCCAACTCGCACTGGTGCATCCAGTATAACAGAGGAGGCCGGCTGTAG
- the Slc9a5 gene encoding sodium/hydrogen exchanger 5 isoform X4 has product MASLSAILAVTMCGLGCKKYVEANISHKSRTAVKYTMKTLASCAETVIFMLLGISAVDSSKWAWDSGLVLGTLFFILFFRALGVVLQTWVLNQFRLVPLDKIDQVVMSYGGLRGAVAFALVILLDRTKVPAKDYFVATTIVVVFFTVIVQGLTIKPLVKWLRVKRSDHHKPTLNQELHEHTFDHILAAVEDVVGHHGYHYWRDRWEQFDKKYLSQLLMRRSAYRIRDQIWDVYYRLNIRDAISFVDQGGHVLSSTGLGLPSMPSRNSVAETSVTNLLRESGSGACLDLQVIDTVRSGRDREDAVMHHLLCGGLYKPRRRYKASCGRHFISEDAQERQDKEVFQQNMKRRLESFKSTKHNICLTKSKPRPRKTGHKKKDGVANPEATNGKAPRDLGFQDTAAVILTVESEEEEESDSSETEKEDDEGIIFVARATSEVLQEGKTSGSLEVCPSPRIIPPSPTCAEKELPWKSGQGDLAVYVSSETTKIVPVDMQKGWNQSISSLESLASPPCTQPPTLTRLPPHPLGVEETQVPLDMSSDPRSSFAFPPSLAKAGRSRSESSADIAQQQELQPLMGHKDHTHLSPGTANSHWCIQYNRGGRL; this is encoded by the exons ATGGCCTCCTTGTCTGCCATTCTTGC GGTGACCATGTGTGGCCTGGGATGTAAGAAATACGTGGAAGCCAACATCTCCCATAAGTCACGCACAGCTGTCAAATACACCATGAAAACCCTTGCTAGCTGTGCTGAAACAGTCATCTTCATGCTACTTGGCATCTCAGCCGTGGACTCTTCCAAATGGGCCTGGGACTCTGGGCTGGTGCTGGGCACCCTCTTCTTCATCCTGTTCTTCCGAGCCCTCG GCGTAGTCCTGCAGACATGGGTACTGAATCAGTTCCGGCTGGTCCCTCTGGACAAGATTGACCAGGTGGTGATGTCCTATGGGGGCCTTCGGGGAGCTGTGGCCTTTGCTCTTGTCATCCTACTGGACAGGACCAAGGTCCCTGCCAAGGACTACTTTGTGGCTACCACCATTGTGGTGGTTTTCTTCACAGTCATCGTGCAG GGGTTGACCATCAAGCCACTGGTGAAGTGGCTGAGGGTGAAGAGGAGTGATCATCACAAACCCACCTTGAACCAGGAGCTACACGAGCAC ACTTTTGACCACATTCTGGCTGCAGTGGAGGACGTTGTGGGGCACCATGGCTACCACTACTGGAGGGACAG GTGGGAACAATTTGACAAGAAGTATCTGAGTCAGCTGTTGATGCGGCGGTCAGCCTATCGTATCAGAGACCAGATCTGGGACGTGTACTACAGACTCAACATCCGAGACGCCATCAGTTTTGTGGACCAG GGAGGCCACGTCTTGTCCTCCACAGGACTCGGTCTACCCTCTATGCCTAGCAGAAATTCTGTGGCAGAGACCTCTGTCACCAACCTGTT GAGGGAGAGTGGCAGCGGGGCGTGCCTGGATCTGCAGGTGATTGACACGGTCCGCAGTGGCCGAGACCGGGAGGATGCGGTGATGCACCATCTGCTCTGCGGAGGCCTCTACAAACCGCGACGCAGG TACAAAGCTAGCTGCGGTCGCCACTTCATCTCTGAGGATGCGCAGGAGCGACAAGACAAGGAGGTCTTCCAGCAGAACATGAAGCGACGGCTCGAGTCCTTCAAGTCCACCAAGCATAACATCTGTCTCACCAAGAGCAAACCTCGACCCCGCAAGACTGGCCACAAGAAG AAGGATGGTGTGGCCAATCCTGAAGCTACAAATGGGAAAGCTCCTCGAGACCTGGGCTTTCAGGACACAG CTGCTGTGATCCTAACGGTGGagtctgaggaggaagaggaaagcgACAGTTCAGAGACGGAGAAAGAGGATGACGAAGGGATCATCTTTGTGGCTCGAGCCACCAGCGAGGTCCTCCAAGAAGGCAAGACCTCAG GAAGCCTCGAGGTGTGCCCGAGCCCACGCATCATCCCTCCTTCTCCAACCTGTGCAGAGAAGGAGCTACCCTGGAAGAGTGGCCAGGGAGACCTGGCTGTATATGTGTCATCAGAAACAACCAAAATTGTGCCCGTGGACATGCAGAAAGGCTGGAACCAGAGCATCTCATCCCTGGAGAGCCTGGCATCCCCTCCCTGTACCCAGCCCCCTACCTTAACCCGCTTGCCTCCGCACCCACTGGGTGTGGAAGAGACCCAGGTTCCTCTTGACATGTCTTCTGACCCTCGTTCTAGCTTCGCCTTCCCCCCGAGCCTGGCCAAAGCTGGCCGTTCCCGCAGTGAGAGCAGTGCTGACATTGCCCAGCAGCAGGAGCTACAGCCTCTCATGGGCCACAAGGACCACACTCACCTTAGTCCGGGCACTGCCAACTCGCACTGGTGCATCCAGTATAACAGAGGAGGCCGGCTGTAG